The sequence GCGGACCACACCGAAGCCATGACCGGCTTTTAGGCAGCTGCTGACCATATCCAGATAACGCGCCTCGAAGATCTGCAGATCGAGGGTGCAACCGGGAAACAACACGGTATCGAGCGGAAACAACGGCAGCTTCATATCAACTCCTCAGGACAACAGCAACACCGCCAGCGGCAGCAGCACGGCGGTCATCACCCCCATCAGGCTCATCGCCAACGCCGCGAAGGCACCGCACTCCTCGCTTTCCTGCAGTGCCTGCGCGGTACCCACCGCATGGGCGGTCAGGCCCAACGCCATGCCGCGGGCCGCAGGATGCTGAACGCCAAAGCGACGTAACAGTTCCGGACCGACGATCGCACCGATGATGCCGGTGATCATCACGAACACCGCGGCCAGCGCGACCACCCCGCCGATCTGCTCGGCTACCAGCATGGCGATCGGTGAGGTCACCGATTTCGGCGCCAGGGTCATCAGAATCACCTGGTCGGCGCCAAAGGCCCAGGCCAGAGCCATGCCGAGCGCAGTCGCAGCGGTACCCGCCAGCAACAGGGTCACCATGATCGGACCGAACAACTCGCGGATTCGGCGCAGATTCAGATACAGCGGGACCGCCAGCGCCACGGTGGCCGGTCCGAGCAGAACGGTGAGCATCTGCGCGCTGTCGCGGTATTGCTGGTAGGTCAGGCCGCAAGCCAGCAGGATGCCGACGACCATCAGCATCGACACCAGCACCGGCTGCAGAAACACCCAGCGAGTTTTCTCATAGGCGGCATAAGCCAACTGGAACGCCGCCAGCGTGATGGCTACGCCGAACAGCGGGTGATGAATCACCGCATCCCAGGCCGCCTGCCACTGCCCGCCGATCATGCTCGGCCCGCCCGACGCTGCTGGCGGCGGATCAGCGCCTGCATCAGCCAACCGGTGAACACCAGCGAGACCACCAAGGACAGCACCAGTACGCCGACGATGGCCCAGAAGTCGTCGAGAATCGCCTCGGTATAGGCCATCACGCCCACAGCCGGTGGCACCAGCAACAGCGGCAGGTAACGCAACAGGCTGCTGGCAGCCAGTTGCAGGGATTCACTGGCCTGGCCACGCATCAGCAGCGCCACGAACAGCAGCACCAGCCCGATGATCGGCCCCGGCAGCACCGGCAGGATCAACACGTTGAGTGCAGTGCCGAGCAGTTGGAACAGCACCAGCCAGGTTAGGCCGCGTAGCAGCATGGATGTCTCCTGAGTGAGGGAATCGACATTATAAGCCAGTCCCCGCCACCCGGCGGGGGCCGGCACGGGCTTGACCTATGGGCCACCATTCGCACGACCATGCGTGCTTGATCGATCCGCGGCCCCATGCTGATCTAACCCTCAGACGCTGCACCGACATAACAACAAACGTCCGGAGGTCATATGCCGCAGGTACCCGTCACTGAACTCAAGAACTACATTGGCAAGGAGCTCGGTCACTCCGACTGGCTCACCGTCGATCAGCAGCGTGTCGACCAGTTTGCCGAATGCACCGGCGACCATCAGTTCATTCATATCGATCCGGAGAAAGCCGCCCAGACGCCGTTTGGCGGCACCATCGCGCACGGCTACCTGTCCCTCTCGCTGCTGCCCCTGCTGATGGAGGACCTGATGGTCCGGCCCGAAGGCACCAAGATGGGGGTCAACTATGGTCTCGACAGCCTGCGCTTCATCCAGCCGGTGAGAGTCGGATCGCGGGTCCGTATAGCCGCGACACTGCTTGATGCCTATGAGAAGAATCCGGGGCAATGGCTGCTCAAGGCCCGCGCCGTCATGGAAATCGAAGGCGTGGAGAAACCGGCCTACATTGCCGAAACCCTGGCGCTCTGCGTCGTCTGACCTCACGGGGTGCGCCGTTGTCGCACCCCGCCCCGTTTGCGGCATACTGCCGGCCTCCTCTCTCTGGATAGCCGCATGCGCCGCCTCACCCTGCTTCTGCTCGCTTGCCTGCTGGTCGCCTGCGGCGATGGCGAGCCCTTGCTACCGCCCGACGCGGTGCTACCGGATGGAGGGCGCTACCGCGGCGAGATCGTCGACGGGCGCCTGCAAGGCCAGGGACGAATCGACTACCCCAACGGCAGCCTTTACCGCGGCGGATTCAAGGACGGCCAGTGGCATGGCCAGGGCAGTTGGCAAGGCGCCAACGGCGATCGCTACGAAGGCGAGTTCAGACAAGGCCTGTTCGAGGGCCAGGGGCGGTTCATCTACGCCACCGGCGGTGTCTACGAAGGTCAGTTCCGCGGCGGCAGCCTCAACGGCGAAGGTCGCTATACCGAAGCGGGCTTGAGCTACGAAGGCAACTTCAGGGACGGTCTCTACCACGGCCAAGGCAAGCTGCAGCACGACGGCACGACCTATCAGGGCGCGTTCGCCAACGGCCAGCCCAATGGCGAAGGCAGCCGCAGCGACGCCGACGGTGCATACAGCGGTACCTTCGTCGATGGCCAAGTGAACGGCGAAGGTGCCTATCGGGGCAATGGCGGCGATCACTACATCGGGCGCTTCGAGAATGACCTGTTTCACGGCCAGGGCCGCTATGAAGACGCCGACGGCAACGTCTGGACCGGAGGCTTCGAGCACGGCGAGCTGAGCGGCCCGGGCGAGTACGCCGGCATCGACGGCTCCCGCTACAAGGGCGCGTTCGAGCATTGGCAGTATCAGGGCGAAGGGCAACTGCAACAGCCGGACGGCAGCCGCTACCAGGGCCAGTTCCACGCCGGGCGGTTTCACGGGCCGGGCACGCTCACGCTGGCCGACGGCACCGAACAGCGCGGCATGTGGCGCGCCGGTCGCCTGAGCCATGACGCCACCGGCAAACGCCTGCCCGATCCGCTGGAAATCGGCCTGTTGCGCCAGGGGCCGCTGCTTGCAGACATGCTCGAGGCGGTGCCAGCCTCGACCGCAGCGGCAGAACTCTACAGCCTCACCGTCGCCGGCGACGGACGCCAGAGCGTGTTCATGCGTGAGGTGGATTATGTCGATGCACTGCTGGCCGAACGCTTCGCCGCGCGCGGCCAGATAACCTTGGTCAACCATCGCGACCAGCTCACCGAGCGGCCGCTGGCGACCCGCGAGACGATCGCGCGCGCTGTCCGTACGCTGGCCGAACGCAGTGGCGCCGAGGACCTGATTTTCATCTACCTGACCAGCCACGGCTCGGCCGATCATCAGTTGGTGCTGGCGCAGCCCCGCATGGCCCTGGAAGACCTTCCGGCAACGGACCTGGCGACCCTGCTGCAACCGCTTGCCGAACGCGACAAGGTGGTCGTGATCTCAGCCTGTTACTCCGGCGGCTTCATCGAGCCGCTGAAGAGCCCCAATACTCTGGTGATTACCGCCGCGCGCGCTGACCGCGTGTCGTTCGGCTGCTCCGAGGAAAGCGACTTCACCTACTTCGGCCGCGCCCTGTTCGCCGAAGCGCTG comes from Stutzerimonas stutzeri and encodes:
- a CDS encoding CidA/LrgA family protein, with product MLLRGLTWLVLFQLLGTALNVLILPVLPGPIIGLVLLFVALLMRGQASESLQLAASSLLRYLPLLLVPPAVGVMAYTEAILDDFWAIVGVLVLSLVVSLVFTGWLMQALIRRQQRRAGRA
- a CDS encoding MaoC family dehydratase; translation: MPQVPVTELKNYIGKELGHSDWLTVDQQRVDQFAECTGDHQFIHIDPEKAAQTPFGGTIAHGYLSLSLLPLLMEDLMVRPEGTKMGVNYGLDSLRFIQPVRVGSRVRIAATLLDAYEKNPGQWLLKARAVMEIEGVEKPAYIAETLALCVV
- a CDS encoding C13 family peptidase encodes the protein MRRLTLLLLACLLVACGDGEPLLPPDAVLPDGGRYRGEIVDGRLQGQGRIDYPNGSLYRGGFKDGQWHGQGSWQGANGDRYEGEFRQGLFEGQGRFIYATGGVYEGQFRGGSLNGEGRYTEAGLSYEGNFRDGLYHGQGKLQHDGTTYQGAFANGQPNGEGSRSDADGAYSGTFVDGQVNGEGAYRGNGGDHYIGRFENDLFHGQGRYEDADGNVWTGGFEHGELSGPGEYAGIDGSRYKGAFEHWQYQGEGQLQQPDGSRYQGQFHAGRFHGPGTLTLADGTEQRGMWRAGRLSHDATGKRLPDPLEIGLLRQGPLLADMLEAVPASTAAAELYSLTVAGDGRQSVFMREVDYVDALLAERFAARGQITLVNHRDQLTERPLATRETIARAVRTLAERSGAEDLIFIYLTSHGSADHQLVLAQPRMALEDLPATDLATLLQPLAERDKVVVISACYSGGFIEPLKSPNTLVITAARADRVSFGCSEESDFTYFGRALFAEALQQTRDIVQAFTLAQARVAEREQADHYQASEPQIWAPQQVVEHWRVLNEPQPAPTD
- a CDS encoding LrgB family protein — protein: MIGGQWQAAWDAVIHHPLFGVAITLAAFQLAYAAYEKTRWVFLQPVLVSMLMVVGILLACGLTYQQYRDSAQMLTVLLGPATVALAVPLYLNLRRIRELFGPIMVTLLLAGTAATALGMALAWAFGADQVILMTLAPKSVTSPIAMLVAEQIGGVVALAAVFVMITGIIGAIVGPELLRRFGVQHPAARGMALGLTAHAVGTAQALQESEECGAFAALAMSLMGVMTAVLLPLAVLLLS